The following are encoded in a window of Anaerolineae bacterium genomic DNA:
- a CDS encoding DUF3048 domain-containing protein has translation MKRIISLLLLALLGWVMMLGGGAAPLAAGPVITGTPPLTNTPSPTPTASNTPIPTNTPTFTPTYTPSVTPTPSDTPTPTFTPTITPTPTATPIGPYSYPEGINPLTGLPYPDEASMARRPLIVKISNWPPVVRPQSGLSLADIVFEYEAEGGVTRFAAIFRSHSATHVGSVRSGRLIDLELVPMFRALFAYSGSSDPIRQMILNAEWRWRVFSPHLGDNEPMFARFPEEGLAFEHTLFANLDEIWKKADERGVNTGMLVRGLAFREEPVEGGSPANQVFIDWWGETDVTWQYNAEDGYYYRWNSGVPHLDKLTGEQLRANNVVVLAVPHAERPDLFEPESKANSLEIQLWDVGQAYIFRDGLVYQGWWQRHARDESMGLQLTWGDNTPIPLHPGTTWFEIVREGMPGVFISQELGDMNATATVAAPKLWTPTPAPQGG, from the coding sequence ATGAAACGAATCATTTCGCTGTTGCTGCTGGCGTTGCTGGGATGGGTGATGATGCTTGGCGGGGGCGCTGCACCACTGGCTGCCGGGCCGGTCATCACCGGCACGCCGCCGCTGACCAACACGCCCAGCCCGACGCCGACCGCCAGCAATACCCCCATCCCGACCAATACCCCTACCTTCACGCCGACATACACGCCGAGCGTCACCCCGACGCCTTCGGATACGCCGACGCCAACATTCACCCCGACCATCACGCCAACGCCCACTGCGACGCCGATCGGCCCGTACAGCTACCCGGAGGGCATCAATCCGTTGACCGGCCTGCCATACCCGGATGAGGCCTCGATGGCCCGCCGTCCTCTGATCGTCAAAATCTCCAACTGGCCGCCGGTGGTGCGTCCCCAGAGCGGTCTGAGTCTGGCTGACATTGTGTTTGAGTACGAGGCGGAAGGTGGGGTGACCCGTTTCGCCGCTATCTTCCGCAGCCATAGCGCCACGCACGTTGGCTCGGTCCGCAGCGGGCGGTTGATCGACCTGGAACTTGTGCCGATGTTCCGCGCCCTGTTTGCTTACAGCGGCTCCAGCGACCCGATCCGGCAGATGATCCTGAACGCGGAATGGCGCTGGCGGGTCTTCTCCCCGCATCTGGGCGACAATGAGCCGATGTTCGCCCGCTTCCCGGAGGAAGGGCTGGCCTTTGAGCACACACTCTTCGCCAACCTGGACGAGATCTGGAAGAAGGCTGATGAGCGCGGCGTCAACACGGGGATGCTGGTGCGCGGCCTGGCCTTCCGCGAGGAGCCGGTGGAGGGTGGTTCGCCCGCCAACCAGGTGTTCATCGACTGGTGGGGGGAGACGGACGTGACCTGGCAGTACAACGCTGAAGATGGTTACTACTACCGCTGGAATTCCGGTGTGCCGCATCTCGACAAGCTGACCGGTGAGCAACTCCGCGCCAACAATGTGGTGGTGCTGGCCGTGCCCCACGCCGAGCGCCCCGACCTCTTTGAGCCGGAAAGCAAAGCCAACTCGCTGGAAATCCAGCTCTGGGACGTTGGGCAGGCGTACATCTTCCGTGATGGTCTGGTCTACCAGGGCTGGTGGCAGCGCCACGCCCGCGACGAGAGCATGGGCTTGCAGCTCACCTGGGGCGATAACACGCCGATTCCACTGCACCCCGGCACCACCTGGTTCGAGATTGTCCGGGAGGGGATGCCGGGCGTGTTCATCAGTCAGGAACTGGGCGA
- a CDS encoding YrdB family protein — protein MSKHPANLLLRFLLELAALAGMGVWGWTTQEGAWRAILGLGVPLIAAALWGVFRVPGDPKAAPVAVSGRVRLLLEALFFAGGVGSLVAAGQPVAAGALGALVVLHYLVSYDRVRWLLSQR, from the coding sequence ATGAGCAAGCATCCGGCAAATCTGCTATTGCGCTTTCTATTGGAACTGGCCGCGCTGGCCGGGATGGGTGTCTGGGGTTGGACGACGCAGGAAGGGGCCTGGCGTGCGATTTTGGGGCTAGGCGTACCGCTCATCGCCGCTGCGTTGTGGGGCGTCTTCCGCGTGCCGGGCGATCCAAAAGCAGCACCGGTCGCTGTTAGTGGCCGGGTGCGGCTGCTATTGGAAGCGCTTTTCTTCGCTGGTGGGGTGGGATCGCTGGTCGCTGCCGGGCAACCAGTAGCGGCGGGCGCGCTCGGCGCACTGGTAGTCCTGCACTATCTGGTGTCCTACGATCGCGTCCGCTGGCTGCTATCGCAGCGATGA
- the queG gene encoding tRNA epoxyqueuosine(34) reductase QueG — protein MGGWAQRVKEQAAGLGFNLVGITPAVPSPQLETYLRWIEAGYHGTMGYMARPDRVLRRRDLTAILPGARSLIVVGLDYHTVLPAEILADPARGRISSYAWGADYHDIMTSRLQALADWLRAETRAEIACRVYVDTGAILERSYGVQAGLGFTGKNTMLIHPRRGSYFFLGEIITTLAFDDYDEPYPAPEQGGIGCGRCTRCLTACPTQAFPAPRLLDARRCISYLTIEYRGAIPVDLRPLLGNWVYGCDVCQEVCPFNRFALETAERAFLPVSIDRAAPPLVDLLVLTGETFAQRFAGSPILRIGRDRLVRNACVAASNWRSADAVPLLERLLSDESALVREHAAWALARST, from the coding sequence ATGGGTGGATGGGCGCAACGTGTCAAGGAACAGGCCGCCGGACTGGGCTTCAACCTGGTGGGAATCACCCCTGCTGTTCCCTCTCCACAACTCGAAACCTACCTGCGCTGGATTGAGGCCGGTTATCACGGCACGATGGGCTATATGGCCCGCCCTGACCGTGTACTCCGCCGCCGCGATCTGACTGCGATCCTGCCCGGTGCGCGGTCGTTGATCGTGGTCGGCCTGGATTATCATACTGTTTTGCCGGCGGAGATTCTGGCTGATCCCGCGCGCGGACGGATTTCCAGTTACGCCTGGGGAGCGGACTACCACGACATCATGACCTCGCGCCTGCAGGCGCTGGCCGACTGGCTGCGGGCGGAGACACGGGCGGAGATCGCCTGCCGCGTGTATGTAGACACCGGGGCCATTCTGGAGCGCAGTTATGGCGTTCAGGCCGGGCTGGGCTTCACCGGCAAGAATACGATGCTGATTCATCCTCGCCGCGGATCGTACTTCTTCCTCGGCGAGATCATCACCACGCTGGCCTTTGACGACTACGACGAGCCGTATCCTGCACCGGAACAGGGCGGTATTGGCTGCGGGCGGTGTACCCGCTGCCTGACCGCCTGCCCGACCCAGGCCTTTCCCGCACCGCGTCTGCTGGACGCCCGGCGTTGCATCAGCTACCTGACGATCGAGTACAGGGGGGCGATCCCGGTCGATTTGCGTCCGCTGCTGGGCAACTGGGTCTACGGCTGTGATGTCTGCCAGGAAGTTTGCCCGTTCAACCGTTTCGCGTTGGAGACCGCAGAACGGGCCTTTTTGCCGGTGAGTATTGACCGGGCAGCTCCGCCGCTGGTCGATCTGCTGGTCTTGACGGGGGAAACGTTCGCCCAGCGTTTTGCCGGATCGCCTATCCTGCGCATCGGGCGGGACCGGCTGGTGCGCAATGCGTGTGTGGCGGCGAGCAACTGGCGTAGCGCGGACGCTGTTCCGCTGCTGGAGCGGTTGCTGAGTGACGAATCGGCGCTGGTGCGCGAACATGCTGCCTGGGCGCTGGCGCGGAGCACCTGA
- a CDS encoding tetratricopeptide repeat protein — translation MSFRKFVDVLLGLDRTAPAPATDLQRWQNILLNGTRQRQQGQYEEARRTFEAVLEEARAAGNRIAEATALGHLGVLHTERKQWAAAEQALEQALAIAREQGNAVLLAAVLNDRAHFLQAKGERRAAQEVFEEALSYARQGTDSHLTAHILADLSDLYLEDNSASYAYRLLEEANQLTGHQLPALVGRLGKAALAVGREVEGHRWIVQALRLSHALGNAEQEVQWAMVLAQRYVGQGRLDEAERLYQRAAALLKSGLRLKPAEYVRYLLQRADISYQIGRYEDAIRFAEQAIPQAEDLGLVAQITRAHGLLGMACRALGKHDLAIGHLQTGLSYLPQKTPLDDRFELQLELARVQQEVAPEEALATYRAVASEARSAGAKAVLARTLTYLGRLEHQHGEVQAALEAWREAAALFEELSDAHYLAPLLCDIANLLKDRGDTKQALTLYEQALVALNHVKHAPTRGLVLSNVANMYAETGDVETAEAFYQEAIAIARASGDRMAESLRLGNLGWFYMLTGRLQDAQSALERALQISESLGVPLVQAVQRNNLALTCARLGDFAAAERNHQQALRSLEGLGESRWEAVLHSDLGETLARQRKFREAQTHYELALNLSREAGDSATQARTLWRLGDLQREMGEAAAAEASYEQAALSAQAIGARRDLAHAYLGHGLLALSRQQHGRARKLLQESVRLFGILHAPEQKIAEQAYSRLV, via the coding sequence ATGAGTTTTCGCAAATTCGTTGATGTGCTTTTGGGGTTGGACAGAACAGCGCCTGCGCCAGCGACCGACCTGCAGCGCTGGCAAAACATCCTGCTGAATGGCACCCGCCAGCGCCAGCAGGGACAATATGAGGAAGCCAGGCGGACATTCGAGGCTGTGCTGGAAGAAGCGCGCGCCGCTGGCAATCGCATAGCCGAAGCAACTGCCCTCGGTCATCTCGGTGTATTGCATACGGAGCGCAAACAGTGGGCGGCGGCGGAGCAGGCGCTTGAGCAGGCGCTGGCCATCGCCCGCGAGCAGGGCAATGCCGTCCTGCTGGCAGCGGTGCTTAACGACCGGGCGCATTTTTTGCAGGCAAAGGGGGAGCGCCGGGCGGCTCAGGAAGTCTTCGAAGAGGCGTTAAGTTATGCCCGTCAGGGCACTGACTCACACCTGACCGCCCACATTCTGGCTGATTTGAGTGACCTTTACCTGGAAGACAACAGCGCTAGCTACGCCTACCGCCTGCTTGAAGAGGCTAACCAGCTCACCGGGCACCAGTTGCCGGCGCTTGTGGGGCGGCTGGGTAAGGCGGCGCTGGCCGTGGGGCGCGAAGTGGAAGGCCATCGCTGGATCGTCCAGGCATTGCGCCTGTCCCACGCGCTTGGCAATGCCGAGCAGGAAGTCCAATGGGCCATGGTGCTGGCTCAGCGCTACGTCGGCCAGGGGCGACTGGACGAAGCTGAGCGCTTGTACCAGCGCGCCGCTGCTCTGCTCAAGTCCGGCCTGCGCCTGAAGCCGGCGGAATATGTGCGTTACCTGCTGCAGCGCGCCGATATCAGCTATCAGATTGGCCGCTATGAAGATGCCATCCGCTTTGCCGAGCAGGCCATCCCACAGGCCGAGGACCTTGGCCTGGTAGCGCAGATCACACGCGCTCATGGCTTGCTGGGCATGGCCTGCCGCGCGCTGGGAAAGCATGATCTGGCGATCGGCCACCTGCAGACCGGGCTCAGTTACCTGCCACAGAAAACACCGCTGGACGACCGCTTTGAGCTTCAGCTTGAACTGGCACGGGTGCAGCAGGAAGTTGCGCCGGAGGAAGCGCTGGCAACATACCGCGCTGTTGCCAGCGAGGCGCGGAGCGCCGGGGCAAAGGCGGTCCTGGCCCGCACGCTGACTTACCTGGGGCGGCTGGAGCATCAGCATGGAGAGGTGCAGGCCGCCCTTGAGGCCTGGCGGGAAGCTGCAGCTCTGTTCGAGGAACTGAGCGATGCACATTATCTGGCACCGCTGCTGTGTGACATCGCCAACCTGCTCAAAGATCGCGGCGATACCAAACAGGCGTTGACGCTCTATGAACAGGCACTGGTCGCCCTGAATCATGTCAAGCATGCCCCCACACGCGGGCTGGTGCTTTCCAATGTCGCCAATATGTACGCGGAAACCGGAGATGTCGAGACCGCTGAGGCGTTTTACCAGGAAGCGATCGCGATCGCCCGGGCTTCCGGCGACCGTATGGCGGAGAGTCTACGGTTGGGCAACCTGGGCTGGTTCTACATGCTCACTGGCCGCCTGCAGGATGCACAGAGCGCGTTGGAACGGGCCTTGCAGATCAGCGAGTCGCTGGGTGTTCCTCTGGTGCAGGCTGTTCAGCGCAACAACCTGGCCCTGACCTGCGCCCGGCTGGGCGACTTCGCCGCTGCAGAACGGAATCACCAGCAGGCGCTGCGCAGCCTGGAAGGACTGGGGGAAAGCCGCTGGGAAGCCGTCCTGCACAGCGACCTGGGTGAGACGCTGGCCCGCCAGCGTAAGTTCCGGGAGGCGCAGACTCATTACGAACTGGCCCTCAACCTGAGCCGGGAAGCCGGGGATAGCGCCACGCAGGCGCGCACGCTGTGGCGGCTGGGCGATCTGCAGCGCGAAATGGGGGAGGCCGCCGCCGCTGAGGCCAGCTACGAACAGGCCGCGCTCAGCGCCCAGGCGATTGGCGCCCGGCGCGATCTGGCTCATGCCTATCTGGGGCATGGCCTGTTGGCGCTTTCCCGCCAGCAGCATGGCCGGGCACGCAAACTGCTACAGGAATCGGTTCGTCTGTTTGGCATCCTTCACGCGCCGGAGCAGAAGATCGCGGAGCAGGCGTACAGCCGACTTGTCTGA